A genomic region of Daphnia carinata strain CSIRO-1 chromosome 5, CSIRO_AGI_Dcar_HiC_V3, whole genome shotgun sequence contains the following coding sequences:
- the LOC130696845 gene encoding tetratricopeptide repeat protein 21B-like, translating into MDDSKTEVRLRCLFREQLYQSAAEATHEARTPIDGLDKFYRALAMLFTNKIDDALSLLTPLNADPLLNLSAILASIHIYKHFKNIDTGETIAQLEATLRAERKKANEKSLYYAALFLHLNNRQEKAREYVERALSHNSGSNSIDCVILKGWIELMSIRDKPRKKSPLEYFESAISIDSFAIEAHQGKIRCLIQSDNVSEIFPSLNQMISNFPNNQEFLVEKLRAHLAAKDWDAVSDSTKKINNISNPLIIKILEIQILATICHDGSFVDATPLLKKLFSALEKYELTNGELFVNAARLFSRVCGRHIPILNECQVFVEKAIKLDEKNTSFLFELAQQQVLQSRFKEALATLKKISQIGETSVDVMLVKIHCLLHDDQFEAAQQQLNIMEELHYNTSTRPTFLLAQAMLLRQTDPTKALQLLKLAYQLQIKNASGISYGVEYLSNFNPDFLLSVAEEYFEHHNPENSPQTLLELSSLLASVVQACPGLLPALYRLANANFIAGDYRAASATLHHIIDHVDPTYIEAYLLMAEIGINQNNLAQAAQYLEMGLSYNFQVREHPRYHLLLAKIQRQRKDTDACLSSIRMAMILSGMRPSSAGIKRSKYPFTLGEKAVTYLELFHVLMTSDQKEDAGQIIQEALHELRGTPQEGVILLAEVDHLLNEDDVDGAIMKLKALPDSHPQHLQAREKMADIYLHRLQDEALYLQCYRDIVRQLPNVHNLTLLGDAHLALHQVDQAVSAYEDALKLEPRNFELASKIGAALILTHQYTKALNYYKDALRNDDSSPHPALRIEYATLLYRLGQLDKAEKIISDALLPNIQQARGDADRLMQEVKLLQLLAKIHEKGGNQEETISSLRKCQSIIGSLVKKVDQSENIHEQRKIAANIAIQMAGHALSVERDIDAAIRLYREALSHAPDDIHCMAQLAKVYLQANDVEHCQYMCKSLLKIDRENDQAMMMVAQIALRKNDLETATLHFRQALERQPCHYEMLGQFIDVCRRRGNISDANVALRSAEINSAHGQNEPGLSYCRGLYEFYSGQYNVALLALNRARGHAVWGQYAIRVMLDICLNSDSETLENVTDLDAEYEVQDTELMALHTAAKLLQELSIVEGDEMQTHILYPNLYLLATRQKTNVERALSDLTAFANKSNQQDNPGIVFGIATAHLLLKQTQRARNQLKRLIKAPWTLEEGEYLERCWLLLSDIYIQAGQNKMEVANELLRRVLTYNRSCAKAYEYLGYIMEKEQSFREAAEHFENAWKLTNQNNALVGYKLALSYLKAKQYPDAIDISQSLLIKYPNHPRVRKDVLEKAISNLRS; encoded by the exons ATGGACGATAGTAAAACAGAGGTGAGATTACGTTGTCTATTTAGGGAACAATTGTATCAATCAGCAGCTGAGGCAACACACGAAGCTAGAACACCAATTGACGGCCTCGATAAATTTTACCGGGCGCTTGCAATGCTATTCACAAATAAGATTGATGATGCCCTCAGCCTGTTAACTCCTTTAAATGCAGACCCTCTTCTTAACTTAAGTGCCATCCTAGCATCTATCCATATTtataaacatttcaaaaacattgaTACTGGTGAAACAATTGCCCAGCTAGAAGCAACACTTAGagctgaaagaaagaaagccaaTGAAAAATCTCTTTATTATGCCGCACTTTTCCTTCATTTGAACAATCGTCAGGAAAAGGCAAGAGAATATGTTGAAAGAGCATTGAGTCATAATTCAGGCTCAAATAGTATAGACTGTGTCATCCTCAAGGGCTGGATTGAATTAATGTCAATCAGAGACAAGCCTAGAAAGAAAAGCCCTCTGGAATATTTTGAATCTGCCATTTCAATTGACAGCTTTGCTATTGAAGCACATCAAGGCAAAATTAGATGTCTTATTCAATCTGATAATGTTTCAGAAATTTTTCCCAGTTTAAACCAGATGATTTCTAATTTTCCAAACAATCAAGAATTTTTAGTCGAAAAGTTACGCGCTCACCTCGCTGCTAAAGATTGGGATGCCGTCAGTGATTCGACGAAGAAAATTAATAACATCTCTAATCCTCTCATTATAAAAATACTCGAGATACAAATATTAGCGACAATTTGTCACGATGGTAGTTTCGTGGACGCTACACCCCTTCTGAAGAAACTGTTTTCAGCACTCGAAAAGTATGAATTGACCAATGGAGAGCTCTTTGTTAATGCAGCCAGACTCTTCTCCAGAGTTTGTGGTAGGCATATACCTATTCTCAATGAATGTCAAGTATTCGTTGAGAAAGCCATCAAACTGGACGAAAAGAATACCAGTTTCCTTTTCGAATTGGCCCAGCAACAGGTGTTACAGAGTCGATTTAAAGAAGCCTTGGCGACTCTGAAAAAGATTAGCCAAATAGGAGAAACATCAGTCGATGTCATGTTAGTGAAAATACATTGTCTTTTGCACGACGACCAGTTTGAAGCCGCTCAACAGCAGTTGAACATAATGGAAGAATTACATTATAATACATCAACTCGCCCCACCTTCTTGTTGGCGCAAGCCATGCTGCTACGACAAACAGATCCCACAAAAGCCCTTCAGCTTCTGAAACTTGCTTATCAACTTCAGATAAAAAACGCTAGTGGAATTTCATATGGAGTTGAGTACTTAAGCAATTTCAACCCAGATTTTTTACTATCAGTTGCTGAAGAATACTTTGAACATCATAACCCTGAAAATTCGCCACAGACCTTACTTGAATTGTCTAGCCTTTTGGCTAGCGTAGTCCAGGCGTGCCCTGGGTTACTGCCTGCATTGTATAGATTGGCTAACGCAAATTTCATCGCTGGTGATTACCGAGCAGCAAGCGCCACTTTACACCACATTATTGATCATGTCGATCCCACTTACATTGAAGCATATTTGCTTATGGCTGAAATCGGCATCAATCAAAATAACCTTGCCCAGGCAGCGCAGTACCTTGAAATGGGGCTGAGCTATAACTTTCAAGTGCGTGAACACCCAAG gTATCACCTTCTTTTAGCCAAAATTCAGCGCCAGAGGAAGGATACCGATGCATGTCTTTCAAGCATCCGAATGGCCATGATTTTGAGTGGAATGAGACCGTCCAGTGCAGGAATAAAACGTTCTAAGTATCCCTTCACCTTAGGTGAAAAGGCGGTCACCTATTTAGAACTCTTCCACGTGTTGATGACTTCTGATCAGAAAGAAGACGCCGGGCAAATAATTCAGGAAGCTTTACATGAACTACGAGGGACCCCACAAGAAGGAGTTATCCTCTTAGCTGAG GTTGATCACTTACTTAATGAGGATGATGTGGATGGTGCTATTATGAAACTCAAAGCTTTGCCAGATTCCCATCCGCAGCATTTACAGGCTCGTGAAAAGATGGCTGATATCTATTTGCATCGCCTACAAGATGAGGCACTGTATCTCCAATGTTACCGTGATATCGTTCGTCAGCTCCCCAACGTTCACAACCTAACTCTGCTAGGTGATGCTCATTTGGCATTGCATCAAGTAGACCAGGCAGTATCAGCCTATGAAGATGCATTAAAGCTTGAGCCGCGCAACTTTGAACTCGCTTCGAAAATAGGGGCGGCTTTGATTCTGACCCATCAGTATACCAAAGCACTGAATTACTACAAAGACGCATTACGCAATGATGATTCATCTCCTCATCCAGCATTGCGCATCGAATATGCTACACTTCTGTATCGCCTTGGACAGCTGGACAAAGCAGAAAAGATTATTAGTGACGCGCTGCTTCCTAACATTCAACAAGCCAGAGGAGATGCAGACAGGCTGATGCAAGAAGTTAAACTTTTGCAACTACTTGCCAAAATACATGAAAAAGGTGGGAACCAAGAAGAAACCATTTCTTCACTACGGAAATGCCAGAGCATCATAGGATCATTAGTGAAAAAGGTTGATCAGTCGGAAAACATTCACGAGCAAAGGAAGATTGCAGCAAACATTGCTATTCAAATGGCTGGCCATGCCTTGTCGGTTGAACGTGATATCGATGCAGCCATACGGCTTTACCGCGAGGCTCTGTCTCATGCGCCGGATGATATCCATTGCATGGCTCAATTGGCTAAAGTTTATTTGCAAGCAAACGACGTGGAACACTGCCAATACATGTGCAAGTCATTGCTTAAAATTGATCGTGAAAATGATCAAGCCATGATGATGGTGGCTCAGATCGCCCTTCGAAAAAACGACTTGGAAACGGCAACACTACATTTCCGGCAAGCATTAGAGCGCCAG CCCTGCCATTACGAAATGTTGGGGCAGTTTATCGACGTTTGCCGACGACGTGGGAATATCTCAGATGCGAACGTAGCTCTCCGGTCTGCTGAAATCAATTCTGCCCATGGCCAAAACGAACCAGGACTTAGCTATTGTAGAGGATTATACGAATTCTACTCTGGCCAATATAATGTAGCGTTGTTAGCCCTCAACCGAGCGCGAGGACATGCTGTTTGGGGCCAGTATGCCATTCGTGTCATGCTAGATATATGCCTAAATAGCGACAGCGAAACTCTGGAAAACGTAACTGATCTGGATGCTGAATACGAAGTCCAAGACACG GAATTAATGGCACTGCACACAGCGGCAAAACTACTACAAGAGTTATCAATTGTCGAAGGTGATGAAATGCAAACCCACATATTGTACCCTAATCTATATTTGCTAGCGACGCGTCAGAAAACGAACGTGGAGCGAGCGTTGTCGGATTTGACTGCATTtgcaaacaaaagcaatcaacaGGATAATCCTGGTATAGTTTTTGGTATTGCAACTGCACACTTACTACTAAAACAGACGCAGCGAGCTAGAAATCAACTCAAGCGTCTCATCAAAGCGCCATGGACTCTAGAGGAAGGTGAGTATTTGGAACGCTGCTGGCTTTTGTTAAGTGACATATACATTCAAGCCggtcaaaacaaaatggaagttgCTAATGAACTTCTACGACGTGTCCTCACCTACAATCGGTCATGTGCAAAAGCTTACGAATACCTTGGCTATataatggaaaaagaacaatcaTTTCGCGAAGCAGCTGAGCATTTTGAAAATGCATGGAAATTGACGAATCAGAACAATGCTCTAGTTGGTTATAAACTAGCCTTGAGCTACCTAAAAGCAAAGCAATATCCTGACGCCATCGACATCAGCCAATCTCTGCTGATTAAATATCCAAATCATCCTCGCGTTCGCAAGGATGTACTAGAAAAAGCTATATCCAATTTAAGatcttaa
- the LOC130696821 gene encoding zinc transporter foi-like, with product MCRHTGLLVCFACLFLSAHSSSNVEERSKREEACSTNKLFESHSSNGSLSMEGLDKILKSVKILCSSHWKEKELSHIHAVLDVTSEKDDTENSTSQTKGTTKNAWLYAGVSVLFISTCGLAAVAIIKVLPQWLFQPAIQYLVALAVGSLTGDAILHLIPHAFTAHEVHRHAESYINATSHVHADHSESHQEPHVEHGHDSLVIWRGVVVLAVLVVFFIVERLLNIFGEWRQRLQSTKQVDKVVHLLSGSSKMVGEKLCRHHRHSHQGHKNHQHQDSATGTREGDQHLLEPRASDTTHGEPDADLLVSCVKEVTFLNNGEEDCTDKVAAEDCSQQKDKQNGCSEWQGLVVGKPLIYCASHEICDGSNATTSAPENQRLPESFQSEHLVSVKPKGSNGSLAGPVEEMSSNRQSDSLTVFISEHHTSHHGHSHSHGHIHARPHGVASLAWLVLAGDGMHNLSDGLAIGAAFAASITGGFTTAIAVLCHELPHELGDFAVLLKAGMTIKQAMICNLISSFLCLLGVLVGLAIGSAHNTAPWIFAATGGMFLYIALVDMMPELNGHSGKHRSAFLQLLLQLFGLLSGFAIMLTIALYEHDLSEMLQSFL from the exons ATGTGCCGACATACAGGGCTTCTCGTTTGCTTTGCATGCTTATTTCTGTCTGCACATTCTTCGTCAAATGTTGAGGAACGAAGTAAAAGAGAAGAGGCATGCAGCACCAACAAGCTTTTTGAATCTCATAGCAGCAATGGTTCTTTATCAATGGAAGGGCTTGATAAAATCTTAAAATCAGTCAAAATCCTTTGTTCATCtcattggaaagaaaaagaattatcTCACATCCATGCTGTCCTAGATGTTACATCAGAAAAGGATGATACTGAAAATTCAACCtcacaaacaaaaggaacTACAAAAAATG CCTGGCTATATGCTGGGGTGAGTGTCTTGTTCATATCTACTTGTGGTCTGGCAGCTGTGGCAATCATCAAAGTTCTCCCTCAGTGGCTGTTCCAGCCTGCTATCCAATATCTAGTCGCTTTGGCAGTTGGCTCATTAACTGGTGATGCCATTCTTCATCTGATCCCTCAT GCATTTACAGCTCACGAAGTTCACCGACACGCTGAATCTTATATTAATGCAACTTCCCATGTCCATGCTGACCATTCCGAGTCGCACCAGGAACCCCATGTTGAACATGGACATGATTCGTTGGTTATTTGGAGAGGAGTTGTTGTCCTTGCGGTGTTGGTTGTCTTTTTTATCGTTGAGcgtttattaaatatttttggcGAATGGCGACAACGGCTTCAATCGACCAAACAG GTCGATAAAGTAGTGCATTTGCTGTCTGGATCGAGTAAGATGGTGGGTGAAAAACTATGTCGGCACCATCGGCACAGTCATCAAGGTCATAagaatcatcaacatcaaGATAGTGCAACGGGCACAAGGGAAGGGGATCAACATTTATTGGAGCCTAGAGCTAGCGATACAACTCATGGGGAGCCTGACGCAGACCTCCTAGTCAGCTGCGTCAAGGAAGTCACATTTCTAAATAACGGAGAAGAAGATTGTACCGACAAAGTGGCAGCAGAAGATTGTTCTCAACAGAAAGACAAGCAAAATGGCTGCTCCGAATGGCAAGGCCTTGTGGTTGGTAAACCACTCATTTATTGTGCATCTCATGAAATTTGCGATGGCAGCAATGCCACCACGTCAGCACCTGAAAATCAACGATTGCCGGAATCCTTTCAATCCGAGCATTTAGTAAGCGTCAAGCCTAAAGGATCTAACGGTTCGCTAGCAGGCCCGGTGGAGGAAATGTCTAGCAACCGTCAGTCAGATTCGCTAactgttttcatttctgaaCACCATACATCACACCATGGCCATTCCCACTCTCATGGGCACATTCACGCCCGTCCACACGGCGTTGCCTCGCTTGCGTGGCTTGTCCTCGCGGGAGATGGAATGCATAATTTATCGGACGGCTTAGCTATAGGAGCTGCGTTTGCTGCCAGCATAACTGGTGGTTTTACTACAGCGATTGCAGTACTGTGTCACGAACTTCCTCATGAGCTTG GGGATTTTGCTGTACTCCTGAAAGCTGGAATGACCATTAAGCAAGCTATGATTTGCAACCTGATCTCGTCATTCCTCTGCCTGTTGGGGGTGCTCGTAGGACTAGCTATCGGATCTGCGCACAACACCGCTCCTTGGATATTTGCCGCTACAGGGGGGATGTTTCTGTACATTGCCCTCGTCGATATG ATGCCAGAGTTAAATGGACATTCTGGGAAACACCGTTCGGCCTTTTTGCAGTTATTGCTTCAACTATTCGGTCTATTAAGTGGATTTGCCATTATGCTTACTATCGCCCTATATGAACATGATCTCAGTGAGATGTTACAATCGTTTCTTTGA
- the LOC130696827 gene encoding proton-coupled zinc antiporter SLC30A2-like isoform X2, whose translation MGSRVKNTTTAPDLLTDSYPLDNSSVTEVLDHQQSRTDSSLFNQLVGRIPTNEVNSSSRSPWNEVNGDWRHQRNPLATNDLVSTREELLCFDSDQIDVPLLTSSVGVDAQFSRESETWDHCHQRELNSNKQVKARNQLIAASLLCLVFMIAEAIGGYLSNSLAVMTDAAHMLSDFTSFLVSLFAIWVSARPPSKKMSFGYYRAEILGAMFSVLVIWILTGVLIYLAIDRIIHQDYDIDANTMIIVSTIGVVMNIAMGAILHGGLCSKLSLVHHGHSHGIGGGGHGHSHANGGHGHTHDHHGHTSNSSRNMNVRAALIHVVGDLVQSIGVLIAAIVIKYWPSFRLADPICTFLFSGLVLTTTVGLIRDASHVLMEGVPRSIHYHDLRRDLKNIDGVCNVHSLHVWSLTLDRNAIAVHLAIGVMTDAEEVLSNATRLVQIKYGIAHCTIQVERFNAAAIEVCPQCTTFDD comes from the exons ATG GGAAGTAGAGTGAAAAATACTACAACTGCCCCTGACTTGCTTACAGATTCTTATCCCCTTGACAACAGTAGTGTAACAGAAGTACTAGATCATCAGCAATCTAGAACAGATTCTAGTTTGTTCAACCAACTAGTAGGAAGAATACCTACAAATGAGGTAAACAGTTCATCAAGAAGTCCTTGGAATGAAGTGAATGGAGACTGGCGACATCAGAGAAATCCCCTTGCTACCAACGATCTAGTTAGCACTAGAGAAGAACTACTATGCTTTGACTCGGACCAAATAGATGTGCCTTTGCTAACTTCTTCagtg ggAGTTGATGCCCAGTTTAGCAGAGAATCAGAAACATGGGATCATTGTCATCAAAGAGAGTTAAATTCCAACAAGCAGGTTAAAGCTCGAAACCAATTGATTGCTGCTTCTCTATTATGTCTTGTCTTTATG ATTGCAGAAGCTATAGGTGGATATTTATCCAACAGTCTTGCCGTTATGACAGATGCTGCTCACATGCTTTCAGATTTTACAAGTTTTCTTGTCAGCCTATTTGCGATTTGGGTTTCAGCTCGGCCGCCGTCTAAGAAAATGTCGTTTGGTTACTACAGAGCAG AAATACTTGGGGCTATGTTTAGTGTTCTCGTCATCTGGATTTTGACTGGTGTCTTAATTTACCTGGCGATCGATCGAATAATTCATCAAGATTACGATATCGATGCCAATACAATGATCATCGTGAGTACCATAGGAGTTGTTATGAACATCGCCATGGGTGCGATCCTCCACGGGGGTTTATGCAGTAAATTGAGCCTTGTTCACCATGGGCACTCTCATGGAATCGGTGGTGGAGGGCACGGCCATTCCCACGCAAATGGTGGGCATGGACACACTCATGATCATCATGGACATACGTCGAACAGCTCTCGTAATATGAAT GTACGAGCTGCACTTATACACGTCGTAGGTGATCTGGTTCAAAGCATTGGTGTCCTTATTGCAGCCATAGTTATCAAATACTGG CCTAGTTTTCGCTTAGCGGATCCAATTTGCACATTCCTCTTTTCTGGACTGGTATTAACCACTACAGTAGGACTGATCCGGGACGCGTCACATGTCTTAATGGAAGGCGTCCCACGCAGTATTCACTACCATGATTTGCGACGAGATCTTAAGAATATCGACGGTGTCTGCAACGTGCATAGTTTGCATGTATGGTCACTCACTCTAGACAGAAATGCTATTGCAGTTCATTTGGCTATTG gCGTTATGACGGATGCAGAGGAGGTATTAAGTAACGCTACTCGCCTCGTGCAAATCAAATATGGTATCGCTCATTGCACGATTCAGGTTGAAAGGTTTAACGCTGCAGCCATCGAAGTTTGTCCACAGTGTACGACGTTCGACGATTAA
- the LOC130696834 gene encoding STE20-related kinase adapter protein alpha-like has protein sequence MATSDQPDGWIIEGEIAKSEPVDEAGQLDAYNIIKSFAQCFDSGIVLLATKKSTQKSDCSLLAVRKYNLEDCRKEICRFLKEIWLMRNLNHENLLACIDSFVIGHSLCIVTPLVNYGSALDLIQTHFINGFPEIVIAGILRDVLQALVYLHSKGYIHRSVKASHILISSKGQVLLTGLRDAYCIVEKGRWQTAVFDYPIDAEQNFCWLSPEVLQQNLRGYCEKSDIYSVGITACELANGIAPFVDLPSTQLLINKLNGPPPQIWDCTTVPPPEHRIILPNQPADSGVFDGVTACSNIDARLEAAYQRTFSRSFHRFTMLCVQLDPGLRPGSTQLLKHPFIQSIRKGSIANWLECLTCIPTIGKNAELESAAYSIPDDEDQRFSDDSMTWDFYD, from the exons ATGGCCACCTCTGATCAACCCGATGGATGGATTATAGAG GGTGAAATAGCCAAAAGTGAACCCGTTGATGAAGCTGGCCAACTTGATGCATATAATATCATAAAATCATTTGCCCAATGTTTTGATTCTGGGATTGTACTGTTGGCCACAAAGAAAAGCACACAGAAATCTGATTGTTCTCTTTTGGCAGTGAGAAAATATAACCTGGAGGATTGTCGGAAAGAGATTTGTCGTTTTCTAAAA GAAATATGGTTGATGAGGAACTTGAATCATGAAAATCTGCTGGCTTGTATTGACAGTTTTGTTATTGGACACAGCTTGTGCATCGTCACCCCCCTAGTTAACTATGGCTCGGCTTTGGATCTCATTCAGACACATTTTATCAACGGATTCCCAGAAATCGTCATCGCAGGGATTTTGCGTGATGTTCTACAAGCCCTTGTATATTTACACTCCAAAGGCTACATTCATAGAAGCGTCAAGGCCAGTCATATTTTGATATCATCAAAAGGTCAAGTCCTGTTAACTGGTTTAAGAGATGCATATTGCATTGTCGAGAAAGGGCGTTGGCAAACGGCCGTTTTCGACTACCCAATCGACGCGGAACAGAACTTTTGCTGGTTGAGTCCTGAGGTGCTCCAGCAGAATTTACGTGGTTATTGTGAAAAATCAGACATTTACAGTGTTGGGATAACAGCTTGTGAACTGGCAAATGGTATTGCACCTTTTGTCGATTTACCATCGACTCAATTGCTCATCAATAAGCTCAATGGACCACCTCCTCAAATATGGGACTGTACCACCGTCCCACCCCCTGAACACAGAATTATTCTACCTAACCAACCAGCCGACTCTGGGGTTTTCGATGGAGTCACAGCTTGCAGCAACATTGACGCACGACTAGAAGCTGCCTACCAGCGAACTTTTTCTCGATCTTTTCACCGCTTCACGATGCTTTGTGTACAGCTTGACCCTGGCCTTAGACCGGGTTCGACTCAGTTACTAAAGCATCCATTCATTCAATCTATACGAAAAGGCTCAATAGCCAATTGGCTTGAGTGCTTAACCTGCATCCCTACCATAGGGAAGAACGCCGAATTAGAATCGGCAGCTTACTCCATCCCCGACGACGAAGATCAGCGTTTTTCGGACGATTCAATGACTTGGGATTTTTACGACTAA
- the LOC130696827 gene encoding proton-coupled zinc antiporter SLC30A2-like isoform X1: MAYVELQSLKLKGSRVKNTTTAPDLLTDSYPLDNSSVTEVLDHQQSRTDSSLFNQLVGRIPTNEVNSSSRSPWNEVNGDWRHQRNPLATNDLVSTREELLCFDSDQIDVPLLTSSVGVDAQFSRESETWDHCHQRELNSNKQVKARNQLIAASLLCLVFMIAEAIGGYLSNSLAVMTDAAHMLSDFTSFLVSLFAIWVSARPPSKKMSFGYYRAEILGAMFSVLVIWILTGVLIYLAIDRIIHQDYDIDANTMIIVSTIGVVMNIAMGAILHGGLCSKLSLVHHGHSHGIGGGGHGHSHANGGHGHTHDHHGHTSNSSRNMNVRAALIHVVGDLVQSIGVLIAAIVIKYWPSFRLADPICTFLFSGLVLTTTVGLIRDASHVLMEGVPRSIHYHDLRRDLKNIDGVCNVHSLHVWSLTLDRNAIAVHLAIGVMTDAEEVLSNATRLVQIKYGIAHCTIQVERFNAAAIEVCPQCTTFDD; this comes from the exons ATGGCATACGTTGAACTTcagtcattgaaattaaag GGAAGTAGAGTGAAAAATACTACAACTGCCCCTGACTTGCTTACAGATTCTTATCCCCTTGACAACAGTAGTGTAACAGAAGTACTAGATCATCAGCAATCTAGAACAGATTCTAGTTTGTTCAACCAACTAGTAGGAAGAATACCTACAAATGAGGTAAACAGTTCATCAAGAAGTCCTTGGAATGAAGTGAATGGAGACTGGCGACATCAGAGAAATCCCCTTGCTACCAACGATCTAGTTAGCACTAGAGAAGAACTACTATGCTTTGACTCGGACCAAATAGATGTGCCTTTGCTAACTTCTTCagtg ggAGTTGATGCCCAGTTTAGCAGAGAATCAGAAACATGGGATCATTGTCATCAAAGAGAGTTAAATTCCAACAAGCAGGTTAAAGCTCGAAACCAATTGATTGCTGCTTCTCTATTATGTCTTGTCTTTATG ATTGCAGAAGCTATAGGTGGATATTTATCCAACAGTCTTGCCGTTATGACAGATGCTGCTCACATGCTTTCAGATTTTACAAGTTTTCTTGTCAGCCTATTTGCGATTTGGGTTTCAGCTCGGCCGCCGTCTAAGAAAATGTCGTTTGGTTACTACAGAGCAG AAATACTTGGGGCTATGTTTAGTGTTCTCGTCATCTGGATTTTGACTGGTGTCTTAATTTACCTGGCGATCGATCGAATAATTCATCAAGATTACGATATCGATGCCAATACAATGATCATCGTGAGTACCATAGGAGTTGTTATGAACATCGCCATGGGTGCGATCCTCCACGGGGGTTTATGCAGTAAATTGAGCCTTGTTCACCATGGGCACTCTCATGGAATCGGTGGTGGAGGGCACGGCCATTCCCACGCAAATGGTGGGCATGGACACACTCATGATCATCATGGACATACGTCGAACAGCTCTCGTAATATGAAT GTACGAGCTGCACTTATACACGTCGTAGGTGATCTGGTTCAAAGCATTGGTGTCCTTATTGCAGCCATAGTTATCAAATACTGG CCTAGTTTTCGCTTAGCGGATCCAATTTGCACATTCCTCTTTTCTGGACTGGTATTAACCACTACAGTAGGACTGATCCGGGACGCGTCACATGTCTTAATGGAAGGCGTCCCACGCAGTATTCACTACCATGATTTGCGACGAGATCTTAAGAATATCGACGGTGTCTGCAACGTGCATAGTTTGCATGTATGGTCACTCACTCTAGACAGAAATGCTATTGCAGTTCATTTGGCTATTG gCGTTATGACGGATGCAGAGGAGGTATTAAGTAACGCTACTCGCCTCGTGCAAATCAAATATGGTATCGCTCATTGCACGATTCAGGTTGAAAGGTTTAACGCTGCAGCCATCGAAGTTTGTCCACAGTGTACGACGTTCGACGATTAA